A region of Sulfitobacter faviae DNA encodes the following proteins:
- a CDS encoding paraquat-inducible protein A, translated as MVRMELSGTSQDIVSARELGIVACTRCNKPAPMGTEICSRCGSKLVSRDRMSLQRVWAFWTVGLMCYIPANTYPMLKTRTLFQVEESTIIGGAVELAQYGNWGIALIILFASVAIPVAKFMAVAFLAISVKRRSVTSQRQRHYLYEVVEYIGRWSMIDIFVVAILSALVQLKTLAAINPGTASIFFALSVIFTMLAAQAFDTRMIWDAQTKDEGLKTND; from the coding sequence ATGGTCCGTATGGAACTCTCTGGAACATCCCAAGACATCGTGAGCGCACGGGAGTTGGGCATCGTGGCCTGCACCCGCTGTAACAAGCCCGCGCCGATGGGCACGGAGATTTGCAGCCGTTGTGGCAGCAAGCTGGTCTCGCGCGATCGGATGAGCCTTCAGCGTGTCTGGGCATTCTGGACGGTGGGGCTGATGTGCTACATCCCCGCGAATACCTATCCGATGCTCAAGACCCGCACGCTGTTTCAGGTCGAGGAAAGCACGATCATCGGCGGCGCGGTGGAACTGGCGCAATATGGCAACTGGGGGATCGCCTTGATCATCCTCTTCGCCTCTGTCGCCATTCCGGTGGCCAAATTCATGGCCGTGGCCTTTCTTGCGATCAGCGTCAAACGGCGCTCTGTCACCTCGCAGCGCCAGCGGCATTACCTTTACGAAGTGGTTGAGTACATCGGACGCTGGTCGATGATCGATATCTTTGTGGTTGCGATTTTGTCTGCTCTGGTGCAACTCAAGACACTGGCCGCCATCAATCCCGGTACCGCGAGCATCTTTTTTGCCCTCTCCGTGATCTTTACCATGCTGGCGGCACAAGCGTTCGACACCCGCATGATCTGGGACGCTCAGACCAAGGACGAGGGCCTGAAAACCAATGACTAA
- a CDS encoding type 1 glutamine amidotransferase domain-containing protein → MTDITNAKILILATNGFEQSELEKPLNDLRDRGATVHVATPDGNEIKGWDEDDWGNTVPADLALRDVNVDDYQGIVLPGGQINPDLLRANEDAVALIRKFHDSGKTVAAICHAPWLLIEAGIIKGRKATSFSSIATDVKNAGAHYEDSEVVADQGIVTSRSPEDLDAFVAKIVEEIEEGKHDRKAA, encoded by the coding sequence ATGACCGATATCACCAATGCAAAGATCCTGATCCTCGCCACCAATGGCTTTGAGCAGTCCGAACTGGAAAAACCCCTGAACGATCTGCGCGACCGCGGCGCCACCGTCCATGTGGCCACGCCCGACGGCAATGAGATCAAGGGTTGGGACGAAGATGACTGGGGCAACACCGTGCCCGCAGACCTCGCCCTTCGGGACGTGAATGTCGACGACTACCAAGGCATCGTGCTGCCCGGTGGCCAGATCAACCCCGACCTGCTGCGCGCCAACGAAGACGCGGTGGCTCTGATCCGCAAGTTCCACGACAGCGGCAAAACCGTCGCCGCTATCTGCCACGCCCCGTGGCTGCTGATCGAGGCGGGCATCATCAAGGGCCGCAAGGCGACCTCCTTTTCCTCCATCGCGACGGATGTGAAGAACGCCGGTGCGCATTACGAAGACAGCGAAGTGGTGGCCGACCAAGGCATCGTGACCAGCCGCTCGCCCGAGGATCTCGACGCTTTCGTCGCCAAGATCGTCGAGGAAATTGAAGAGGGCAAACACGACCGCAAAGCGGCCTGA
- a CDS encoding paraquat-inducible protein A, translated as MDELIVCPQCDAVYRLRRPAHGERASCERCHTALITPRRNAGLQIIAVAVAVMVLIIGAAVFPFLTIDAAGASNAVSVLDAALAFSGGPMILLSLATAALIFFIPLLRVLLTLYVLIPVVLDRPPARHAVAAFRLSEELRPWSMAEVFAIGCAVALVKVADLADVGFGPAFYMFGALVILVIAQDRFLCKWSVWNSLEHPKTS; from the coding sequence ATGGACGAATTGATCGTCTGTCCGCAATGCGACGCCGTCTATCGGCTGCGCCGCCCCGCGCATGGGGAGCGGGCGAGTTGTGAGCGGTGCCATACCGCCCTGATCACGCCCCGCAGAAACGCCGGGTTGCAGATCATCGCCGTGGCGGTGGCGGTCATGGTCTTGATCATCGGGGCGGCGGTCTTTCCTTTTCTCACCATCGACGCGGCGGGGGCCAGCAACGCGGTGTCGGTGCTGGATGCAGCACTTGCCTTTTCCGGCGGGCCGATGATCCTCTTGTCGCTGGCCACGGCGGCGCTGATCTTTTTCATCCCGCTCTTGCGAGTGCTGCTGACGCTCTATGTGCTGATCCCCGTGGTGCTGGATCGCCCGCCCGCGCGCCATGCCGTCGCCGCCTTTCGCCTGTCGGAGGAACTGCGCCCTTGGTCGATGGCCGAGGTTTTTGCCATCGGCTGTGCCGTGGCGCTGGTCAAAGTGGCCGATCTGGCCGATGTGGGCTTTGGCCCCGCGTTTTACATGTTCGGCGCGCTGGTGATCCTCGTCATCGCGCAGGACAGATTCTTATGCAAATGGTCCGTATGGAACTCTCTGGAACATCCCAAGACATCGTGA
- a CDS encoding efflux RND transporter periplasmic adaptor subunit: MSDTSQERQTLSFDSDAGSKRSKFIAGGIALLIALWMGSGYIIPSEETEEAAPAPIAPEAVTVAVRGSQAESVTQVFVAEGQALPDRDTMVRAEAGGEIAEVLVAKGDAVEAGALIARLSTTARDSDLARAREELSRAQREYDNAQALLDRGVSTVDRVSQARATLAAAQASVTAAEEALNNTEIRAPFPGRLEMLDISAGEFVSTGEEIARLVDNTPLTIQVQVPQQSLKDIEEGQEAEVVFITGTEAQGKVQFVSSSASAETRTFTAEVRVENADGAIPAGISARVRIPTGETRAHFVSPAILSLDTNGTLGVKTVNDDDKVVFNKIAIVRAQTDGIWIAGLPDEAQIITIGQGFVNNGETVNPQPETGGDNEGEAQPMTGVPEIDELEDQPTGNGQITGSAEAAQPEQVE; encoded by the coding sequence ATGAGTGACACATCTCAAGAGCGCCAGACGCTTTCATTCGACAGCGATGCCGGCTCGAAACGGTCGAAGTTCATCGCCGGTGGGATAGCGCTGTTGATCGCTCTTTGGATGGGCAGCGGCTATATCATCCCCTCCGAAGAGACCGAGGAGGCCGCGCCTGCGCCCATTGCTCCCGAAGCGGTGACAGTGGCGGTGCGCGGCTCTCAAGCTGAAAGCGTGACGCAGGTCTTCGTGGCCGAAGGGCAGGCCCTGCCGGATCGCGATACGATGGTCCGCGCCGAAGCGGGTGGTGAGATTGCCGAAGTTTTGGTCGCCAAGGGCGATGCGGTCGAAGCGGGCGCGTTGATCGCGCGGCTCAGCACCACGGCGCGCGATTCCGATTTGGCCCGCGCGCGTGAGGAATTGAGCCGCGCACAGCGCGAATACGACAACGCCCAAGCCCTGCTGGACCGGGGCGTCTCGACCGTGGACCGCGTGAGCCAAGCCCGCGCGACGTTGGCCGCCGCTCAGGCCTCGGTCACCGCCGCCGAAGAGGCGCTGAACAACACCGAAATCCGCGCCCCCTTTCCCGGGCGGTTAGAGATGCTCGATATCTCGGCGGGAGAGTTCGTCTCTACCGGTGAAGAAATCGCGCGTCTGGTCGACAACACGCCACTGACGATCCAAGTGCAGGTGCCCCAGCAGTCGCTCAAAGATATTGAAGAGGGGCAAGAGGCCGAGGTCGTCTTCATCACCGGGACAGAGGCGCAGGGCAAGGTGCAATTCGTCTCAAGCAGTGCCAGCGCCGAAACCCGGACCTTTACCGCCGAAGTCAGGGTCGAAAACGCGGATGGAGCGATCCCCGCGGGCATTTCGGCCCGCGTGCGCATCCCCACGGGCGAGACCCGCGCGCATTTCGTCTCTCCGGCGATCCTGTCCTTGGACACCAATGGCACCTTGGGCGTCAAAACCGTTAATGATGACGATAAGGTTGTCTTTAACAAGATCGCCATTGTGCGCGCGCAGACCGATGGCATCTGGATCGCGGGCCTGCCGGATGAGGCCCAGATCATCACCATCGGGCAGGGCTTCGTCAACAACGGGGAAACGGTCAATCCGCAGCCCGAAACCGGCGGCGACAATGAAGGGGAAGCGCAGCCCATGACGGGTGTGCCCGAGATTGACGAGTTGGAAGACCAGCCAACCGGCAACGGCCAGATCACCGGCAGCGCCGAAGCCGCCCAGCCGGAGCAAGTGGAATGA
- the hpf gene encoding ribosome hibernation-promoting factor, HPF/YfiA family, with product MRYQISGKQIDIGDALRTHVRTELDEAVSKYAERPTDAMVVFSKTGHEFACEATVHLSTGLNASAKAKATEIYAAFDSCCEKMEKQLRRYKRRLKDHHKERAEPVELLGASSYILASDSDSDAQEPDTLQPMIIAEMQTKVPTLSVGEAVMQMELSGDPVLLFRKEGQEGMNVVYRREDGNIGWIDPS from the coding sequence ATGCGGTATCAGATCAGTGGCAAACAGATCGACATTGGCGACGCGCTTCGGACACATGTCCGGACCGAACTGGACGAGGCGGTCAGCAAATATGCCGAACGCCCGACAGATGCGATGGTGGTGTTTTCCAAAACGGGCCACGAATTTGCCTGCGAGGCGACCGTGCATCTTTCCACCGGTCTTAATGCGTCGGCCAAGGCCAAGGCGACAGAGATCTATGCCGCCTTCGACAGCTGCTGCGAAAAGATGGAAAAACAGCTGCGCCGCTATAAGCGCCGCCTGAAGGACCATCACAAAGAACGCGCCGAACCGGTTGAACTTCTGGGGGCGTCCTCCTATATCCTCGCGTCAGACAGCGATTCAGATGCGCAGGAACCTGATACCCTCCAACCCATGATCATTGCAGAGATGCAGACGAAGGTGCCAACTTTGTCTGTCGGCGAAGCGGTGATGCAGATGGAATTGTCGGGCGATCCGGTGCTATTGTTTCGCAAGGAAGGCCAGGAAGGGATGAATGTCGTGTACCGCCGCGAAGACGGCAACATCGGCTGGATCGACCCTTCGTAA
- a CDS encoding GbsR/MarR family transcriptional regulator: MMDSTDQIDQVRDDFITRMGVVAMGEGLPRMAGQVFAMLVFEGEPIAFGALSRRLSVSRATISTSIRLLEERGLIRRVNKTGDRQDYFQLADDAYAAMTKYALAGTRHAKSEINDTIRKLPEEAEGVRRRLDNFAAFYDTISAALDDVATRVSKPKN, from the coding sequence ATGATGGATAGCACTGACCAAATCGACCAAGTCCGCGATGACTTCATCACCCGCATGGGCGTCGTTGCCATGGGCGAGGGGTTGCCGCGCATGGCGGGGCAGGTCTTTGCCATGCTGGTTTTCGAGGGCGAGCCGATCGCCTTTGGCGCGCTGTCGCGCCGCCTTTCCGTCAGCCGCGCCACGATCAGCACCTCCATTCGTCTGCTCGAAGAGCGGGGGTTGATCCGGCGTGTGAACAAGACGGGCGACCGGCAGGATTACTTCCAACTCGCCGATGACGCCTATGCCGCGATGACGAAATATGCGCTGGCAGGGACCCGCCACGCCAAATCCGAGATTAACGATACGATCCGCAAGCTGCCCGAAGAGGCCGAAGGGGTGCGCCGAAGGCTCGATAATTTCGCCGCCTTCTATGACACGATCAGCGCCGCGCTTGATGACGTAGCAACCCGGGTGAGCAAGCCCAAGAATTGA
- a CDS encoding PTS sugar transporter subunit IIA, with product MDFGKLLKPEAVKVLTSASSKKRLMQDIGELAQQAYGLPAGQVVDALMTRETLGPTGVGHGVALPHARIDGIDKVVGAFVLLDKPIDFSSVDRQPVDVAFALFAPEDAGVEHLKALALVARTLRDTSICTKLRSNPDPATLYTILTEDKADKAA from the coding sequence ATGGATTTCGGCAAACTCCTCAAGCCAGAGGCCGTGAAGGTTTTGACTTCGGCTTCGAGCAAGAAGCGTCTGATGCAGGATATCGGCGAACTCGCCCAGCAAGCCTATGGGCTGCCGGCCGGCCAAGTGGTAGACGCGCTGATGACGCGCGAAACCCTTGGGCCGACCGGCGTGGGCCACGGTGTCGCCCTGCCCCACGCGCGGATTGACGGGATCGACAAGGTCGTCGGTGCCTTCGTGCTACTGGACAAACCGATTGATTTTTCCTCGGTCGACCGGCAACCGGTCGACGTGGCCTTTGCCCTCTTCGCCCCCGAAGATGCGGGGGTGGAGCATCTCAAAGCGCTGGCACTGGTGGCCCGCACACTGCGCGACACCAGCATCTGCACCAAGCTGCGGTCGAACCCCGACCCGGCCACGCTTTACACCATCCTGACCGAAGACAAGGCCGATAAGGCCGCCTGA
- a CDS encoding MlaD family protein: MTKTPPDVPISPTRKMFLSGASVIWIIPILALIVALFVAYRSYSERGPVIVVEFEEGAGISAGETELRFRDVTVGVVEKVGFTSGLDRVTAHIRVDKDVAPYIDNGAVFWVVQPEVTAQGITGLSTVLSGVYIEGSWDQQVGPAAERFQGSSTEPLIRGGQGGLEIAFRSTANGHLTDNAPILYKGIEVGRVGYAKIAPRGNYAIVEALIFEEHRQLINESTRFWDASGFSVNIGPAGAEIDFSSLATLVGGGITFDTFVSGGAQVSDGTVFEIYPDKETARNSVFNASEVDPLKLSVVFDDNISGLIVGAPVEMSGLEIGEVETLSGLVDFERFGDSRVRLNAILSIQPAHLGMQDDVTAEAALAFLKERVENGLRARLASASLLTGGLKVEFVAVEDAPEASLNEMENGLALMPTTESDVSDAAATVEGVFTRINSLPIEELLNSAITFLNSAEAFVSDEDLRETPQDVRTLLGELTGLVSSEEVKNVPVALNGTLVRIEELVAQLEEERIAERLSAALEGASDAANAVSSSVEGVPELVERIQAVAAKAETLEVEELVVALTDLTESADAVIGTEDAVALPGALKRALDELNATLEELREGGAVENVNRTLASARNAADNIALSAQDLPQVVERLTALFAQASRTIEGYNQGEQLSRSAERTLRDIQKAADALASLARTIERNPNSLLLGR, translated from the coding sequence ATGACTAAGACGCCTCCCGACGTACCGATTTCCCCGACCCGCAAGATGTTTCTCAGCGGGGCCTCGGTGATCTGGATCATCCCGATCCTCGCCCTGATCGTGGCGCTTTTCGTGGCCTATCGGTCTTACAGCGAGCGCGGCCCGGTGATCGTCGTGGAATTCGAAGAGGGCGCGGGCATCTCTGCCGGAGAGACCGAATTGCGCTTTCGCGATGTGACGGTCGGGGTGGTCGAGAAGGTCGGCTTTACCTCGGGTTTGGACCGGGTGACGGCGCATATCCGCGTCGACAAGGACGTGGCCCCTTACATCGACAATGGCGCGGTCTTCTGGGTCGTGCAGCCCGAAGTCACCGCACAGGGCATCACCGGTCTCAGCACGGTGCTGAGCGGTGTCTATATCGAAGGGTCGTGGGACCAACAGGTCGGCCCCGCGGCAGAGCGCTTTCAGGGATCGTCGACCGAGCCGTTGATCCGCGGCGGCCAAGGCGGGCTTGAGATTGCCTTCCGCTCCACCGCGAACGGGCATCTGACCGACAATGCGCCGATCCTTTACAAGGGCATCGAGGTGGGCCGCGTCGGCTATGCCAAGATCGCCCCGCGCGGCAACTACGCCATTGTCGAGGCGCTGATTTTCGAAGAGCACCGTCAGTTGATCAATGAATCCACCCGCTTTTGGGACGCATCGGGCTTTAGCGTCAACATTGGCCCCGCGGGGGCCGAGATCGACTTTTCCTCGTTGGCGACCCTCGTCGGCGGCGGCATCACCTTTGACACTTTCGTCTCGGGCGGGGCGCAGGTGTCTGACGGGACGGTGTTTGAGATTTACCCCGACAAGGAAACCGCGCGGAACTCTGTCTTTAACGCCTCCGAGGTCGATCCGCTGAAGCTGAGCGTCGTGTTCGACGACAATATCTCGGGTCTGATCGTCGGCGCCCCGGTTGAGATGAGCGGGCTGGAGATCGGTGAGGTCGAGACCCTCTCGGGGCTGGTAGACTTCGAACGGTTCGGCGACAGCCGCGTCCGGCTGAACGCCATCCTGTCGATCCAACCGGCGCATCTGGGGATGCAGGATGACGTCACCGCCGAAGCCGCGCTGGCGTTCTTGAAAGAACGTGTGGAAAACGGCCTGCGCGCGCGGCTGGCCTCGGCCAGCCTGTTGACGGGTGGTTTGAAGGTTGAATTCGTGGCCGTCGAAGACGCGCCCGAGGCCTCGTTGAACGAGATGGAGAATGGCCTTGCGCTGATGCCGACCACGGAAAGCGATGTCTCTGATGCGGCGGCCACGGTCGAAGGGGTCTTTACCCGCATTAACAGCCTGCCGATTGAAGAGTTGCTCAACAGCGCGATCACCTTCCTCAATTCGGCAGAGGCTTTCGTATCGGACGAAGACCTACGCGAAACCCCGCAGGACGTGCGCACCCTTTTGGGCGAGTTGACCGGGCTGGTCTCTTCCGAAGAGGTCAAGAACGTGCCTGTCGCCCTGAACGGCACGCTGGTGCGGATCGAAGAATTGGTGGCCCAGCTTGAGGAAGAGCGGATTGCCGAACGGCTTTCCGCCGCGCTTGAGGGCGCATCGGATGCGGCCAATGCGGTGTCCTCCTCGGTCGAAGGCGTGCCGGAGTTGGTGGAGCGCATTCAAGCGGTGGCGGCCAAGGCCGAAACGCTTGAGGTCGAAGAACTGGTCGTCGCACTCACCGACCTCACCGAATCCGCCGATGCGGTGATCGGCACCGAAGATGCGGTGGCCCTGCCGGGCGCATTGAAACGCGCCTTGGACGAATTGAACGCCACGTTGGAAGAACTGCGCGAAGGCGGCGCGGTCGAGAATGTGAACCGCACCTTGGCCTCGGCCCGCAACGCGGCGGATAATATCGCCCTCTCGGCCCAAGACCTGCCGCAGGTGGTCGAGCGTTTGACCGCCCTTTTTGCCCAAGCCAGCCGCACCATCGAAGGCTATAACCAAGGTGAACAACTCAGCCGCAGCGCCGAACGCACCCTGCGCGACATTCAGAAAGCCGCCGATGCCCTTGCATCTTTGGCGCGGACAATCGAACGTAACCCCAATTCTCTATTGCTGGGACGGTAA
- a CDS encoding PqiC family protein, whose translation MTFARPLITLGLLAALAACGGTAERFPVRAPAVTEKTSIAFSSVEVRDVSLPTYAAAEEISVQLADGRLVSSTDVLWADAPERAVALELSQNLARMTERRIASEPWPFEAFPDASLEVRFAELVATEAGEFRASGQYFVAVPDDRRERSGLFDLSVPFNPEGGANAIAAARGQLVLDLAHYIAQNGLK comes from the coding sequence ATGACATTTGCAAGACCCTTGATCACCCTCGGCCTGCTGGCAGCCTTGGCCGCCTGTGGCGGCACGGCTGAACGTTTCCCCGTCCGCGCCCCGGCGGTGACAGAGAAGACCTCCATCGCCTTCAGTTCTGTCGAAGTGCGCGACGTGTCTTTGCCGACCTACGCCGCCGCCGAAGAGATTTCGGTGCAACTGGCCGATGGCCGTCTGGTCAGTTCGACCGATGTGCTTTGGGCCGATGCGCCCGAACGGGCCGTGGCGCTGGAGCTTAGCCAGAACCTTGCGCGGATGACGGAGCGGCGCATCGCGTCTGAGCCTTGGCCGTTCGAGGCTTTCCCCGATGCCAGCCTCGAAGTGCGCTTTGCCGAACTGGTGGCCACAGAAGCGGGGGAGTTCCGCGCCTCCGGTCAGTATTTCGTGGCCGTCCCCGATGACCGGCGGGAGCGGTCGGGCCTGTTCGACCTCAGCGTGCCGTTCAATCCCGAAGGTGGCGCAAACGCCATCGCCGCGGCGCGGGGGCAACTCGTCCTTGATCTGGCCCACTATATCGCCCAGAACGGGTTGAAGTAG
- the lptB gene encoding LPS export ABC transporter ATP-binding protein, producing MMPPELKVAGGDSGLRIQHLRKSYRKKAVIRDFSMALDRGEVVALLGPNGSGKTTTFYAVAGLVTPEGGRVTVDGKDVTTLPMYRRAQLGIGYLPQEMSIFRGLSVQDNISAILDIRVKHRHQRRERLEELLTEFSIEHLRRAPALALSGGERRRVEIARCLAANPNYLLLDEPFAGVDPISVGDIRQLVADLKKRGIGVLITDHNVRETLEIVDRAYILHEGKVLMSGTPEEVVQNENVRRVYLGDNFRIS from the coding sequence CTGATGCCGCCCGAGCTGAAAGTCGCCGGGGGCGATTCCGGCCTGCGCATTCAGCATCTGCGCAAGTCTTACCGCAAGAAAGCGGTGATCCGCGACTTTTCGATGGCGCTCGACCGGGGGGAGGTCGTGGCGCTTTTGGGGCCGAACGGCTCGGGCAAGACGACCACTTTCTACGCGGTGGCCGGTCTGGTCACGCCCGAAGGCGGGCGTGTCACCGTGGACGGCAAAGACGTGACCACCCTGCCCATGTACCGCCGCGCGCAGCTTGGCATCGGCTATCTGCCGCAGGAGATGAGCATTTTTCGCGGGCTGTCGGTGCAGGACAACATCAGCGCGATCCTCGATATTAGGGTCAAACACCGCCACCAGCGCCGCGAACGGCTGGAAGAGTTGCTGACCGAATTTTCCATCGAACACCTGCGCCGCGCACCTGCCCTGGCGCTATCAGGCGGGGAGCGGCGCCGGGTGGAAATCGCCCGCTGTCTGGCCGCTAACCCGAACTATCTGCTGCTTGATGAACCCTTTGCCGGGGTCGATCCGATCTCGGTCGGGGACATTCGGCAACTGGTTGCCGACCTCAAGAAGCGCGGCATCGGGGTGCTGATCACCGACCACAATGTGCGCGAAACCCTAGAGATCGTGGACCGTGCCTATATCCTGCATGAGGGCAAAGTTCTGATGTCTGGAACGCCCGAAGAAGTTGTGCAAAACGAGAATGTGCGCCGTGTCTACCTTGGCGATAATTTCCGTATTTCCTAA